The DNA window TCTTTTTATGCTGATCAGAGCAAATTACCGAAAGACTTTAACATCAAAAGCGATATATTAATTCAGGTTACTCAAAAATAATCTGATTTTCAGGATAATTTGACCAGTTCAGGAAGGGAGATTTCCAATGCGTTGGCTACTTCCAGCAAAGTATAAAGGGTAGGATTAACTTTACCGTTTTCCAGCTTTTCAATGGCCTGCCGGTCTTTGTTGCAGGCACGGGCAAGGTCAGACTGGCTCCAGCCCTTTTGTTCACGAAGTCTGATGATACGTGTACCTAATGCTTTTTTTAGTTGATCTCTGGTCATGATTCAAATGTCAGCCAATTTGCTGACAAAGATGTCATATTTTTATATGACATAGCATTATTTGTCTTTATATTGTAATATAATTATATGACAATGACCACATCAAGAAAATTAAAAGTTCAGAAAAATATCAAACCCGGACTTACGGAATGGTGACTGTTCCTGAAATAAGACTTACGGGAAAATGGCTTATCCGGTCAGGATTTGCGGAAGGACAACGGGTCAATATCCAGCAGAGAAAAAACATGATCATCATCACCATTGATCATTAAAACTTAAAGCCATTGAATTCTATATACCTTTTTCATTATAAATACTATTAACCCTTTAAGTACTTAAAGGGTTAATAGTAATCTGGCGGATTAATTGTGTATCTCTTTCTTATGACGGAGCATCCATGGGACAACATAATAAAATGCAATGGCAACGATGGTTAACACCACTCCGGTCCCGATCCACAATACGGTAAAGCCGAATTTTTCAGCTATAAATGTTCCGAGGGAAGGCGTGATGATGAACGCAATGGAAAAGGAGATGCCAGTCAGTCCCATATACGCACCTTTGTTGTTTTTTCCCGCACGTAACGCCGTGATGGTCGACATAAACGGGAGTGCCCAGATTTCTCCCACACAGAGCAGGCTCATGGAAACGACCAAAGCAACCATGTGATGACTAAAGCCTAAAAGCGCATAGGACAAACCACAGATCAGTGTTCCCAAAAACATGGTTACAGCCAGGCTGAAATATTTTTCCGCTACCTGTACCAGCCCCATTTCCAGCAATACCACTAAAAATCCGCTGTAGCCCAGGATATAGCCTATATTCTGCTGGCTCAGGTGAGCAGAATCCTTATAGAAAATCGTAAGGGTACTGAACAACTGAAAGAAGCAGATGGAAAATACCATGCACAGGAAACAGTACACCATGAATTTGCTGTCGCGGTAAGGCGAACCTTCTTTTTTTAACTCAATGGCCTCCTTTACTTTTTTAACTTTCAGCCTGGCCAGCTTATTACGCTTCCTGAAGAAAACAATATACAGGATCCCTGCAAGCAATGCCGTAAGTGCGTTACTCAAAAACAGGAACTCATAAGAAATCGCTGAAAGAATCCCTCCCAAAGCCGGTCCGATGGAAAACCCCAGGTTTACAGCCATACGGTTAAGCGAGAACGCACGGGTAATATTTTCTGGTTTCGCATATTTTGTAATGGCCACGGAATTCGCGGGCCGGAAGGATTCGCTTACGATACTCTGGAGCAGGATAATGGCCGCCACTCCCGCTTCTGTATTGAAAACAGGAATTAGGCAGAACAGAGGCACACTCAGCAATAAGCTCAGGTACTGCACTTTATATTCCCCTATTTTATCGGTAATAAACCCTCCCAGCCAGGAACCGATTACGGAGCCGATGCCGAAGAAACTCAGTACGATTCCGGTATTTTCTATGCTGAAATGCAGGTGATTGATCATATACACTCCCAGGAATGGCAATACCATGGAACCGGAGCGGTTGATCAACATGACCAGGGCAAGCATCCAGCTTTCGGTGGAAAGTCCTTTAAAAGAGTTGGTATAAAGACGTATCAGTTTCATAATTTTTATTTTTAATCATTTGTTTGTATGTTTTAAAAAGCCCTACAGCCGCAGCCCGGCTTGAACGGAGCTCTTTTTTATTTTTAAGGCGGTTTGGTTGGCCAAATAAAAAAAGCGGGAGTGGAAGACGGAAAAAGCTGCCCAAAAAACTTCTTCATATAAAAAAAACAGGACTTATAATAAGCCCTGTCCATTTATAATATTATATAAATATTGTTTACTCCGGCTTATAAGAGTCTTTTAATGTTACAGTTCTGTTGAAGACCAATCTGTCCTCCGCAGAATCCTGGTCTTTTGTGAAATAACCAATTCTCTGGAACTGAAGGGGCTCACCCACAGCTGCATCTTTCAGTCCAGGCTCTGCAAATCCCTGCACTGAAGTTACGGACTCAGGATTGATGAAGTTGAGGAAATCCACCTCTTTCTCAGCGTCAGGCTGCTCTACGGTAAACAATCTGTCGTAATTCCTCACTTCTACCGGAATCGCATGCTTTGCCGAAACCCAGTGAATGGTTCCCTTAACTTTCCTGAGGCTTTCCTCCGTTCCGCTTCCTGATTTGGACTTTTCGTCATAAGTAGCGTAAATGGTTGTAATTTCCCCGTTCTCATCCTTCTCTACCCTTTCACCTTTGATGATGTAGGCAGATTTTAAACGGACTTCCCCGCCTAACTTGAGCCTGAAAAATTTATTATTGGCTTCTTCCTTGAAGTCTTCACGTTCAATATACAATTCCCGTGAAAACGGTATTTCCCTGGTTCCTGCATCTTCCTGCTCAGGATTATTTTCCGTTTCCAGCCATTCTTCTTTTCCTTCAGGATAATTTTCAATCACCAGTTTAACAGGGTCTACAACCGTCATGACCCTTTTGGCGACTTTATTCAGGTCTTCACGGACACAGAATTCCAGTAACTGGATCTCAATGAGGTTTTCCCTTTTGGCAACCCCTACTTTTTCTATAAAGTTCCTGATCGAGGCAGGGGTGTATCCTTTCCTTCTCATTCCTGAAATGGTAGGCATCCTCGGATCATCCCAACCGTTGACCACTTTTTCGGCAATCAGCCTCTGTAGTTTACGCTTGGACGTAATCATGTACGAAACATTCATCCTTGCAAATTCCCTTTGCTTAGGAGCAATCTTGGAATCGTCATATACCTGTTCCAGGTACCAATTGTATAATGGCCTGTGGTTTTCGAATTCCAGAGAGCACAGTGAATGTGAAACCTGTTCTATATAATCGGATTCCCCATGGGCCCAGTCGTACATCGGATAAATTTTCCATTCTGTACCGGTTCTGTGGTGAGGCCTTTTCAGGATCCTGTACATCACAGGGTCCCTCATATTCATATTCGGCGAAACCATATCTATCTTTGCTCGCAAAGACATGGAACCTTCGTCAAACTCACCGTTTTTCATTCTTTCAAACAGGTCCAGCGATTCTTCTGCCGGACGGTTTCTGTACGGTGATTCCACTCCCGGCTCAGCAGGGTTTTTGCGCTGTTCGGTAATCAGTTCGGAAGGCTGTTCATCCACATAGGCTTTTCCTTCTTTAATAAGCTGTACGGCCCAATCATAAAGCTGCTGGAAGTAATCTGATGTGTACAGTATTTTATCCCATTTGAACCCTAACCACTCAACATCTTTAATGATGGAATCCACGAATTCCTGTTCTTCTTTCTCAGGATTCGTATCGTCAAAACGAAGGTTAACGGGAGCGTTGTACTTTTCGCCCAGGCCGAAGTTAATGCAGATAGCCTTGGTATGGCCCACATGCAGGTAACCGTTTGGTTCAGGCGGAAAACGGAAACGGATCTGTTCTTTGTTCAGACCGTTTGCCAGATCATCTTCAATGATTTGCTCAATAAAATTGAGTGATTTTTTTTCTTCTTCCATGACTAGCTTTTTACATAAAAAAGGTCCACAAAGTTATGTAAAATTTAGGGTTTATGAAAAACTTCTTTTACAGCTATCCAGGAAGGATATATGACAGGCCTTTAGAACGCTGTCCTGTCACTGTCATATTTTTCTAATTTATGTGACATATTCAGACAGGATGGCTCTCCGGAAATAATAACCAATATGAACTGATAAAAATCACCTTTAAGAGAAAACTAAAGCGCAAATACCTATATTACAATACTTTAATACTAATAAGTCAATAAATCTACAAATTAACTCTAATTATTACAAATACCTGATATTCATTTAATTAATATAAAATATCGAGTTAAAAAACAAATCAGATAAAATATCTATTATATGAACATTTATAAGAAAAACCATTCAAATACATCGATTGGCATAGATATTGCAACACTTCCCTTTGTAGAGAAACACATGGTAACCAAAATTTCAAATAATGAAAAGTCTTAAGCTAAAGTTTTCACATTTTTTAGAAAACATTAAACGGGCCATTTTCGTGACCAACGAAATTTAATGGCCAGGATTACGGAAAATCAACACATTTCCGAAAAAATTTATTACTTAAAATAAAGCTGTTCGCCCTTAAGGTCCAAATAATTATCGAAATTATTGGTAAACAAGCCTCCCGTGCCTAAGCCCTGAGGCTTATTACTTTTTTTGGTATAGGTATATTGCGCTATGGCATTGAGGCCAATGTTGCTTTCAAGAGCAGAGGTAATCCACCAGTCAATATTCCGGTTTTCTGCCAGTTCTATCCATTCGTCACAGCCTCTGAAACCTCCCACAAGGGCAGGCTTCAAAATAATGTATTGTGACCTTATGGTTTCCAGCAATTCCACTTTTTCCTCTGTACCCGCAATTCCGATCAGCTCCTCATCCAATGCTATAGGGGTTGGCGTATTCAGGCAGAGTTCTGCCATGTGCATCCAATGGCCGGCTTTAATAGGCTGCTCAATAGAATGGATATCAAGGTCTGCCAGCTGCTGTAAAACAACGCCTGCCTGTTCTTTTGAAAATGCCCCGTTGGCATCTACACGCAATTCCAGGACGTCCCGTGAGAATTTCTCCCGCAGCTTATGCAGGATCCTGTGTTCAGACTGCCAGTCCGTCCCTATTTTAAGCTTGATGCAGTGAAACCCCTGGTCCAGTTTGTCCTGTATCTGCTCTTCCATAAACTGAACATTCCCCATCCAGATGAGGCCGTTAATTATAACCGGAACCTTGCGCTCCGTAAATTCGCTTGGAAAATACAGATTCCCGCCGTATTTCAGATTGAGCATGGCCTGTTCATAACCAAACCATATGGATGGATAGTCTTTAAGCTCTCCATATAAATTATCAGGGTGCTGATGAATATTAAGACAAAGCCATTGAAGCTTTTCTTCGTAATCCGGCCTGTCGTCAAAGCTCAGTCCCCTGAATAGGGCACATTCCCCTACTCCTTTGTTTCCCTGATCTGACACTTCAAGAATAAAGGTTTCTTTTTCATGCAAAACGCCTCGGGAAGTTCCTCCCGGGCGTTTAAATTCTAATAGATATCTGAAATATTCTGCTTTCATTCTTTCACACTGTCAATTCTCATAAATTCTTCTGCTTTTTCCACCATCTTGATATTCCCGCAGAAAAACGGTATTCTCTGGTGCAGTTCCGTGGGCTCAATTTCCAGGATCCTTCTGAAACCATCTGTAGCCTTACCGCCGGCCTGTTCTGCCAGGAGGGCCATAGGATTGCACTCATACAGCAATCTCAGCTTACCATTCGGCGCCTGAGAGTAAGACGGATAGATATAAATCCCTCCTTTAAGCATATTCCTGTGGAAGTCTGCAACAAGTGAGCCAATGTACCTTGACGTATACGGACGGTCACCTTCTTCCATCTGGCAGTATTTAAGATAATTTTTTACACCCTGAGGAAATTTGATATAATTTCCTTCGTTGATAGAATATATCTTACCATTCTCAGGAAACCTCATATTCGGATGGGAAAGGTAATAGGTTCCTAAAGAAGGATCCAGTGTAAATCCGTTCACACCGTTACCGGTAGTATACACAATCATGGTAGAAGAACCATACACTACATATCCTGCTGCAATCTGGTTGACCCCTTTCTGCAGGAAATCTTCGAGCTGAACCGGTGTCCCGGGTTCTGTCACCCTCCTGTAGATGGAAAAGATGGTCCCTACGGAAACATTGACATCAATATTGGATGATCCGTCCAGCGGATCAATCAGTACAACATATTTGCTCAGATGCCCGTTGCCCATGCACTTGATATCAATGAAATCGTCATTTTCTTCCGATGCAATCCCACAGACTACCTCCCTTTGTGATAAAGCAGTAATGAAAATATCGTTGGCCATTACATCGAGTTTCTGCTGCTCTTCTCCCTGTACATTCTGGCTGCCCACTTTTCCGATGATATCTGCAATCCCGGCCTTGTTAACTTCTCTGTTAACTACCTTTGAAGCCAGCCTTATTGCGCTGAGGAGCCGTGAAAGCTCTCCTGTTGAATACTGAAAATCGTCCTGCTTATCAATGATGAATTCCCCTAACGTCTGTAGTATCTGATCTGGCATATTTTGCTTTTTATGATTTGCCTCAAATTTCGTAAAATTTATAACATATGGAAATTTTTTAGAACAAAAGACACTAACCCCTGTTTTTCAAATATATACAGTGTTAAAAAGCATTTCATTCATCATTTTTGCACTGCTGTGCTTCACCTTTTAACAGGCTAAGAAAGTAAAAAGTAATGATATCCTGTCCAGTTTATATTTTAATAAAATCTTAATTCTGAGTTTTCGGCCTGCATTTTCATATCTCACCTTAAATTTATAATTTTGACAACCGAAAAAAACACCTGTATTTAATCTAACAA is part of the Chryseobacterium camelliae genome and encodes:
- a CDS encoding helix-turn-helix domain-containing protein yields the protein MTRDQLKKALGTRIIRLREQKGWSQSDLARACNKDRQAIEKLENGKVNPTLYTLLEVANALEISLPELVKLS
- a CDS encoding SymE family type I addiction module toxin, giving the protein MVTVPEIRLTGKWLIRSGFAEGQRVNIQQRKNMIIITIDH
- a CDS encoding MFS transporter; the encoded protein is MKLIRLYTNSFKGLSTESWMLALVMLINRSGSMVLPFLGVYMINHLHFSIENTGIVLSFFGIGSVIGSWLGGFITDKIGEYKVQYLSLLLSVPLFCLIPVFNTEAGVAAIILLQSIVSESFRPANSVAITKYAKPENITRAFSLNRMAVNLGFSIGPALGGILSAISYEFLFLSNALTALLAGILYIVFFRKRNKLARLKVKKVKEAIELKKEGSPYRDSKFMVYCFLCMVFSICFFQLFSTLTIFYKDSAHLSQQNIGYILGYSGFLVVLLEMGLVQVAEKYFSLAVTMFLGTLICGLSYALLGFSHHMVALVVSMSLLCVGEIWALPFMSTITALRAGKNNKGAYMGLTGISFSIAFIITPSLGTFIAEKFGFTVLWIGTGVVLTIVAIAFYYVVPWMLRHKKEIHN
- a CDS encoding glutamine--tRNA ligase/YqeY domain fusion protein gives rise to the protein MEEEKKSLNFIEQIIEDDLANGLNKEQIRFRFPPEPNGYLHVGHTKAICINFGLGEKYNAPVNLRFDDTNPEKEEQEFVDSIIKDVEWLGFKWDKILYTSDYFQQLYDWAVQLIKEGKAYVDEQPSELITEQRKNPAEPGVESPYRNRPAEESLDLFERMKNGEFDEGSMSLRAKIDMVSPNMNMRDPVMYRILKRPHHRTGTEWKIYPMYDWAHGESDYIEQVSHSLCSLEFENHRPLYNWYLEQVYDDSKIAPKQREFARMNVSYMITSKRKLQRLIAEKVVNGWDDPRMPTISGMRRKGYTPASIRNFIEKVGVAKRENLIEIQLLEFCVREDLNKVAKRVMTVVDPVKLVIENYPEGKEEWLETENNPEQEDAGTREIPFSRELYIEREDFKEEANNKFFRLKLGGEVRLKSAYIIKGERVEKDENGEITTIYATYDEKSKSGSGTEESLRKVKGTIHWVSAKHAIPVEVRNYDRLFTVEQPDAEKEVDFLNFINPESVTSVQGFAEPGLKDAAVGEPLQFQRIGYFTKDQDSAEDRLVFNRTVTLKDSYKPE
- a CDS encoding o-succinylbenzoate synthase, coding for MKAEYFRYLLEFKRPGGTSRGVLHEKETFILEVSDQGNKGVGECALFRGLSFDDRPDYEEKLQWLCLNIHQHPDNLYGELKDYPSIWFGYEQAMLNLKYGGNLYFPSEFTERKVPVIINGLIWMGNVQFMEEQIQDKLDQGFHCIKLKIGTDWQSEHRILHKLREKFSRDVLELRVDANGAFSKEQAGVVLQQLADLDIHSIEQPIKAGHWMHMAELCLNTPTPIALDEELIGIAGTEEKVELLETIRSQYIILKPALVGGFRGCDEWIELAENRNIDWWITSALESNIGLNAIAQYTYTKKSNKPQGLGTGGLFTNNFDNYLDLKGEQLYFK
- the fbp gene encoding class 1 fructose-bisphosphatase yields the protein MPDQILQTLGEFIIDKQDDFQYSTGELSRLLSAIRLASKVVNREVNKAGIADIIGKVGSQNVQGEEQQKLDVMANDIFITALSQREVVCGIASEENDDFIDIKCMGNGHLSKYVVLIDPLDGSSNIDVNVSVGTIFSIYRRVTEPGTPVQLEDFLQKGVNQIAAGYVVYGSSTMIVYTTGNGVNGFTLDPSLGTYYLSHPNMRFPENGKIYSINEGNYIKFPQGVKNYLKYCQMEEGDRPYTSRYIGSLVADFHRNMLKGGIYIYPSYSQAPNGKLRLLYECNPMALLAEQAGGKATDGFRRILEIEPTELHQRIPFFCGNIKMVEKAEEFMRIDSVKE